In Parerythrobacter aestuarii, the sequence GCCCGTAGTTGCAGTTGTATCGTTCGTGATGCAGCTGGTGATGGCTCGCTGTTATCAGCCAATTGCCTAAGCGCGAGTGAACGAGCCAGCGCGGAAAGATCTCCCAGCCCATGTGGTTGGTGACCCCCATCACCGTCATGACCATGAGCACGAGCCCCAGCATAGCGACGTGGATAGGCAAGCAAAACACCAGCAGCGGGATAACCACAGCTCCGGTCAGCGCCTCGATGGGGTGGAAGCTCATGGCGGCCCAGGCGGTCGGCGGGCGGCTGGCATGGTGAACCGCATGGGCAAGCCGGAATTCGCGCGGACGGTGCATCCAGCGGTGGGTCCAGTAGAACCAGGTGTCATGGGCCAACAGGTAGAGGAACACCGACAGCGGCAGGTACCACAGCGGATAGGCAGCGATGTCGGTATAGATCAGCGTCCACCCCCGCGTGTCCCAGCCCCAGGCAACGATCCCAGCGGGAACGCCATAGATCGCTGCCGACGCCAGCGACCAGCGGATCTCCTTGCCGATCTGCGGGTCGAGCCCTTCGTAAAAGCCAGGGCGCACGCGCCGGGTCAGCCAGGCGAAAAAGCCGCTGGAGAGCAGGTAGCGCACCGCGACGATGGCGGTCATGGCGAGCGCTGAGAGGAGGATGGCAGTTGTCACTGGTCGCGCTTATGCCTTCGACGCCGGGTCGGCAACAAGGGCTATTTGGCGCGGCCCCACGGCTGGCAGGCCTCATCGGCCATCACTGTCATCCGGCGCATGGCGATCCGCGCCATCCGCTCCACCTCTACCTTGCGCCGTGCAGCGGCCAGTGCCCGGGTCGGGGCAGGCCTGACGATCTCCGCATCATAGCCGTCGGCGATGATCACGCCGCAGCAGTCGGGCTGGTAGGCTTCGCTCTCCAGCGGGCTGCGGTCGAGATGCGGAGCGACACCCCAGTAGAATCGGTCGCAATGCTCGAGATAGTCAGGCCATTTGGCATCGCCCAGCAAATCGCCGCGCGCGACCTTGATCTCGACAATAATGACCTGCCCCTTGGGATCGACCCCCATCAGGTCGGCCCGGCGGCCACCGCGCAGCGGCATTTCCGGCAGGCACCAGATATCGTTGCGGGCAAACAGCCGCATGATGCCGCGCGCCACAGCTGCGGCATCGGCCTGCGCAGGAGGTGAATCGATGAGCGAAGTTCCGTCCATCGGGCGATGATGGAACAGACCACGAACAACTGTCAAGAGGATGGGCGGGTCAAGCGCTCCTGCGCGGACCCATGTCGCCACCTTGGGGCACCAGTGCCAGCACGGAGTTGCGGGCATGATGGAACTCGCGCCACAGGGTAATGGCCGCAGCAGTTGCATCCTGTCCCCGGGCATTGACGGCCAACAGCGCGGTCACTCCGGGACGCATCATCGCGGTCAGGTCGCCGATCATTTCGGACGCCAGTTCGAAGCGCCAGCCGCCGACATCCTTGATCAGTGCGGGGAAATTGCGCACTTGCGGTGTCAACTTCTCCGGTGCGAGCCCGGCGAGGGCACCCACGGCAGAGGCTGCATCCTGCAGGGCGGTCCATTGCACGCTCAGCGACTGGGCAGTGCTGCGCTGACCGGTGCCTGCTTCGGCGGAAAAGCTGTTGGGTTGGGCGCTCATGACCCTGGTGCCATAGCGCGCCATCGCTTGCCAAATCGCTAATGCGGCCAGCTTTCCGCGCTATAGCCAAGCCGGGCAGCAAGTGGCTCGGTCATGTCCCTGACAACGCGCACCTCCTCGGCCGACAGCGCACTGCGCCATTGCGTCGTCGCCAACTGCGGGTCGCGCCGAATGTAGGAAGTGCCGTTCCCGCTCGGTGCGTCAGTGCGGAAGTTCCTCCGCAGGAAGCGGCCCAACCGGGGCGATTCGCTGCCCCCGGCAAAGGCGAGCAACCGTCGGGCGGTGACTTCGCGCGTCCCCATGAAGTCTTCCTGCCGCACCATTGCCGTGCGCTTATCGGGCAGCAGCTGGCGCTCGGCAAAGCCATACACCACGCGCCAGAGCAGCGCCGCCTGTG encodes:
- a CDS encoding MmcB family DNA repair protein, whose amino-acid sequence is MDGTSLIDSPPAQADAAAVARGIMRLFARNDIWCLPEMPLRGGRRADLMGVDPKGQVIIVEIKVARGDLLGDAKWPDYLEHCDRFYWGVAPHLDRSPLESEAYQPDCCGVIIADGYDAEIVRPAPTRALAAARRKVEVERMARIAMRRMTVMADEACQPWGRAK
- a CDS encoding sterol desaturase family protein, translating into MTAIVAVRYLLSSGFFAWLTRRVRPGFYEGLDPQIGKEIRWSLASAAIYGVPAGIVAWGWDTRGWTLIYTDIAAYPLWYLPLSVFLYLLAHDTWFYWTHRWMHRPREFRLAHAVHHASRPPTAWAAMSFHPIEALTGAVVIPLLVFCLPIHVAMLGLVLMVMTVMGVTNHMGWEIFPRWLVHSRLGNWLITASHHQLHHERYNCNYGLYFRFWDRICKTDGGLAEAYRR